The proteins below come from a single Trachemys scripta elegans isolate TJP31775 chromosome 16, CAS_Tse_1.0, whole genome shotgun sequence genomic window:
- the BIN2 gene encoding bridging integrator 2: MADGKTGGAGQFAKQVQKRFSRAQEKVLQKLGKTVETKDEQFEQSAYDFQQQQIEGHKLYKDLKAFLSAVKVMHESSKKVSETLHEIYSVEWDGHGDLKAIAESNDLLWEDYEEKLADQAVRTMENYMAQFGEIKEHIAKRGRKLVDYDSARHHLEALQNAKKKDEAKIAKAEEEFYKAQAVFEDLNKELREELPVLYNSRIACYVTIFQNISNLRDIFYKEMSKLNHDLYEVMSKLEKQHSSKVFIIKGVSSNRRSLVISSPVSRPPVVFTSLENAADGTPALPPDNSMCHKRESVSSAAEGEAASSGGSEIQDERPASPAAVLTPDKRESMSAADVESVSSGASEIQDETPTSPAVPAHDKTESLSAAEVEAESSSADELQDENQTGTPDQPSRATERSYLGVEDVAAATAVEILSAAIAEVVCKAKTSPPPLDDASAQTQTPESLEADASELQGGNECSVLQASHEIPSLQAPPSPDLREEMEPSGDTQPPAPQQESSQPGNGMPLGEVSVCPENATYPPDKDSPPPTPVHEVHQDPASTSGSSPPETEERAKGQKQPQPETERTLCQPSREAEEDRDSEGSMEELNVSPTVTETQIMFGFTPDGETGNSSHELPVDFLFKAQAIQTHTSDDENHLQFREGEIILVVSNSQGQEEGFLTGFKESDWKVNRDLLQKRAFPQELIRPISSE, translated from the exons GTTTTGCAGAAACTGGGCAAGACGGTAGAAACCAAAGATGAGCAGTTCGAGCAAAGCGCTTACGATTTCCAGCAGCAACAG ATTGAAGGCCACAAACTCTACAAGGACCTTAAGGCTTTCCTCAGTGCTGTGAAAG TGATGCAcgaaagttccaagaaagtgtcGGAAACCCTGCATGAAATTTACAGTGTGGAATGGGATGGACATGGCGACTTGAAAGCCATTGCGGAG AGCAATGATCTCCTGTGGGAAGACTATGAGGAAAAACTAGCCGACCAGGCGGTGCGAACCATGGAGAACTACATGGCTCAATTTGGTGAAATTAAG GAGCATATTGCTAAACGGGGGCGGAAGCTGGTGGATTACGACAGCGCCAGGCATCACCTGGAGGCGCTGCAGAATGCCAAGAAGAAGGATGAAGCTAAGATTGCAAAG GCTGAAGAAGAATTCTACAAAGCTCAGGCTGTGTTTGAGGATCTTAACAAAGAACTTCGAGAGGAGCTCCCCGTTCTTTATAACAG CCGCATTGCTTGCTACGTGACCATCTTCCAGAATATTTCCAATTTAAGAGACATTTTCTATAAGGAGATGAGTAAG CTGAACCACGACTTGTATGAGGTGATGAGCAAACTGGAAAAGCAGCACTCCAGCAAGGTCTTTATCATTAAAGGGGTGTCCAG TAACAGGCGCTCGCTGGTCATCTCCTCCCCGGTGAGTCGTCCTCCTGTCGTTTTCACATCACTGGAAAATGCTGCAGATGGGACCCCTGCGCTGCCTCCTGACAATTCAATGTGTCACAAGAGAGAATCTGTTTCTTCAGCAGCAGAGGGGGAGGCCGCATCCTCTGGTGGCAGCGAAATCCAGGATGAGCGGCCGGCGTCTCCTGCTGCTGTTTTGACACCCGACAAAAGAGAGTCCATGTCAGCAGCAGACGTGGAGTCCGTGTCCTCTGGTGCCAGTGAAATCCAGGATGAGACACCTACCTCTCCTGCTGTTCCGGCGCATGACAAGACAGAATCCCTGTCAGCAGCAGAGGTGGAGGCAGAGTCTTCCAGTGCCGATGAACTCCAGGATGAAAATCAAACTGGGACTCCGGATCAACCCAGCAGAGCTACAGAGAGGTCGTACCTGGGAGTTGAAGATGTTGCAGCAGCTACGGCTGTGGAGATTCTATCTGCCGCTATAGCTGAGGTGGTGTGCAAAGCCAAAACATCTCCGCCGCCCCTTGATGATGCATCAGCCCAAACCCAGACTCCAGAGAGCCTTGAGGCCGACGCTAGCGAACTGCAGGGGGGAAATGAATGCTCTGTACTCCAGGCAAGCCATGAAATCCCATCTCTGCAAGCACCCCCTTCACCTGACCTGAGAGAGGAGATGGAGCCATCAGGAGAtacccaacccccagctccccagcaagAATCAAGTCAGCCAGGAAACGGGATGCCCCTCGGTGAGGTTTCAGTTTGCCCTGAAAATGCCACATACCCTCCTGACAAagattctccccctcccaccccagtccACGAAGTCCATCAAGACCCAGCCAGCACCAGTGGCTCCAGTCCACCCGAAACAGAGGAACGGGCCAAAGGCCAGAAGCAGCCACAACCAGAGACTGAGCGGACCCTTTGCCAGCCAAGCAGGGAGGCCGAAGAGGACCGGGACAGTGAGGGGAGCATGGAAGAACTAAACGTTTCCCCAACGGTAACTGAAACGCAG ATCATGTTTGGCTTCACCCCAGATGGTGAAACAGGCAACAGCAGTCATGAGCTGCCTGTGGACTTCCTCTTCAAG GCTCAAGCAATCCAGACTCACACGTCAGATGATGAAAATCATCTGCAGTTCAGGGAAGGGGAGATAATTCTGGTGGTATCCAACTCTCAGGGCCAG gaagaAGGATTTCTGACCGGCTTCAAAGAGAGCGACTGGAAGGTGAACCGGGATCTCTTACAGAAGAGAGCTTTCCCCCAAGAGCTTATCAGACCCATCTCCTCCGAATGA